In a genomic window of Leisingera caerulea DSM 24564:
- the ribD gene encoding bifunctional diaminohydroxyphosphoribosylaminopyrimidine deaminase/5-amino-6-(5-phosphoribosylamino)uracil reductase RibD yields MDADHRFMALALSLGRRGQGNCWPNPAVGCVIVQGSRVVGRGWTKPGGRPHAETEALAQAGEAARGATAYVTLEPCAHQGATPPCAQALIDAGVARVVAAIGDSDPRVSGQGIRMLREAGIRVDTGIWGAQAARDHAGFFLKTEQGRPLVTLKLASSFDGRIATGSGQSKWITGPEARRAVHAMRARHDAVMVGGGTARADDPSLTVRDLGVERQPVRVVISRHLDLPLMGQLARTAKQVPVWLCHGHGADQERIQAWEGLGAKLIPCASHGVQLDAGDVLQQLGQAGLTRVFCEGGSALAASLLAFDLVDELIGFTAGLGIGAEGLPSIGALGIGRLEEAPRFELVETRPLGGDILHRWTRALR; encoded by the coding sequence ATGGACGCTGATCATCGTTTCATGGCGCTGGCGCTGTCCCTGGGGCGGCGCGGCCAGGGCAATTGCTGGCCGAACCCGGCTGTCGGCTGTGTCATTGTGCAAGGAAGCCGGGTTGTCGGCCGCGGCTGGACCAAACCCGGCGGCCGTCCTCATGCGGAAACCGAGGCGCTGGCGCAGGCCGGCGAAGCGGCCCGCGGTGCCACGGCCTATGTGACGCTGGAGCCCTGCGCCCACCAAGGCGCAACGCCGCCCTGCGCCCAAGCGCTGATTGATGCCGGGGTGGCGCGGGTTGTGGCCGCCATCGGGGACAGCGATCCGCGGGTCTCCGGCCAGGGCATCCGGATGCTGCGGGAGGCGGGCATCCGGGTGGACACGGGCATCTGGGGCGCTCAGGCAGCGCGCGATCATGCGGGGTTCTTTCTCAAGACCGAACAGGGCCGTCCGCTGGTGACGCTGAAACTGGCCAGCAGCTTCGATGGCCGCATTGCCACCGGATCGGGGCAGAGCAAATGGATCACCGGGCCGGAGGCGCGCCGCGCCGTGCATGCGATGCGCGCCCGCCACGACGCGGTGATGGTCGGCGGCGGCACTGCGCGGGCGGATGATCCTTCGCTGACAGTGCGCGATCTGGGGGTGGAGCGCCAGCCGGTGCGGGTGGTGATCTCCCGCCATCTGGACCTGCCGCTGATGGGTCAGCTGGCCCGCACTGCCAAACAGGTGCCGGTCTGGCTCTGCCATGGCCATGGCGCCGACCAGGAACGCATTCAGGCCTGGGAAGGGCTGGGGGCCAAGCTGATCCCTTGCGCCTCGCACGGGGTGCAGCTGGATGCTGGGGATGTGCTGCAGCAGCTGGGGCAGGCGGGGCTGACCCGTGTGTTCTGCGAGGGCGGCAGCGCCTTGGCGGCCTCGCTCCTGGCCTTTGACCTGGTGGATGAGCTGATCGGTTTCACCGCCGGTCTGGGGATCGGTGCCGAGGGGCTGCCCTCGATCGGGGCCCTGGGCATCGGCCGGCTGGAGGAAGCGCCGCGGTTCGAGCTGGTCGAAACCCGTCCCCTCGGCGGCGACATCCTGCACCGCTGGACCCGGGCGCTGCGCTGA
- a CDS encoding capsular polysaccharide biosynthesis protein, which translates to MSLTTGQHEAGSTASRLFVYNGGFLTQRRVRRILQLSGYDIRLGLPQPEDLIGLWGASPTAHRGLAVAQRRGSGLLRVEDAFLRSVHPGRCGEPSAGLLLDRAGLHFDAGVPSDLEQLLAAHPLDDSHLMHRARDAIARLKTAHLSKYNAFDPEDPVPEPGYVLVADQARDDASVTASRADRGRFLEMLTFAQEEHPGARVLIKTHPETLRGYRAGYYDTGDAQGRIELFTGSVSPWALLEGAVGVYTVSSQLGFEAILAGHKPRVFGQPFYAGWGLSIDDAPPARRQRQLTRAQLFAAAMILYPKWYDPFRDKLCELETVMDNLEARTRAWRQDRRGWTASGMRMWKRKPLQKFFGAEKKVLFNGDPAKAQASCRNWMVWAGKATDAHSGAVRVEDGFLRSRGLGAELVPPLSLVTDRRGIYYDPRQPSDLDALIARRAEMTQAEELRAERLVQSLVRDGVSKYNLGGGVPALPEGRRILVPGQVEDDASLLCGAGQVRTSLELLRAARDANPEAVIIYKPHPDVEAGLRRGQVEAEGLADVVAAQADPMALLGAVQEVWTMTSLLGFEALLRGVKVTTLGTPFYAGWGLTTDLATVPPWRQAQVPLLGLAHAALIDYPRYVDPVTGQPCPPEVAVMRLREGRLPHPGLGNRLLSKLQGLFATYAYMWR; encoded by the coding sequence ATGAGCCTGACCACAGGCCAGCACGAAGCCGGGAGCACTGCGTCCCGGCTTTTTGTTTACAATGGCGGCTTTCTGACCCAGCGCCGGGTGCGGCGGATTCTACAACTGTCCGGTTATGACATCCGGCTGGGCCTGCCGCAGCCTGAGGATCTGATCGGCCTGTGGGGCGCCTCCCCCACTGCGCACCGGGGCCTGGCAGTGGCACAGCGGCGCGGCAGCGGCTTGCTGCGGGTGGAGGATGCCTTTTTGCGTTCTGTCCATCCCGGCCGCTGCGGAGAGCCGTCCGCGGGGCTGCTGCTGGACCGGGCAGGATTGCATTTCGACGCTGGCGTGCCTTCGGATCTGGAGCAGCTGCTGGCCGCCCACCCGCTGGATGACTCCCATCTGATGCACCGGGCGCGAGATGCTATCGCCCGCCTGAAGACGGCGCATCTGAGCAAGTACAACGCCTTTGACCCCGAAGATCCGGTGCCGGAGCCTGGCTATGTGCTGGTGGCGGATCAGGCGCGGGACGATGCTTCCGTCACCGCCTCACGGGCGGACCGGGGCCGGTTTCTGGAGATGCTGACCTTTGCCCAGGAGGAACACCCAGGCGCGCGGGTGCTGATCAAGACCCACCCTGAGACGCTGCGCGGCTACCGGGCAGGCTATTACGATACCGGGGACGCGCAGGGGCGGATCGAGCTGTTCACCGGCAGCGTGTCGCCCTGGGCGCTGCTGGAGGGGGCTGTCGGGGTTTACACCGTCTCCTCCCAGCTGGGGTTCGAGGCGATCCTGGCCGGCCACAAGCCGCGGGTCTTCGGCCAGCCGTTTTATGCAGGCTGGGGGCTGAGCATCGACGACGCGCCGCCCGCACGGCGGCAGCGGCAGCTGACACGGGCGCAGTTGTTCGCGGCGGCGATGATCCTGTACCCGAAATGGTACGACCCGTTCCGGGACAAACTGTGCGAGCTGGAAACGGTGATGGACAACCTGGAGGCGCGCACCCGCGCCTGGCGGCAGGACCGCCGCGGCTGGACCGCATCCGGCATGCGGATGTGGAAGCGCAAGCCGCTGCAGAAATTCTTTGGCGCAGAAAAGAAGGTGCTGTTCAACGGGGACCCGGCCAAGGCGCAGGCCAGCTGCCGCAATTGGATGGTCTGGGCTGGCAAGGCTACAGACGCGCATAGCGGCGCGGTGCGGGTGGAGGACGGTTTCCTGCGGTCGCGCGGGCTGGGCGCCGAGCTGGTGCCGCCCCTGTCGCTGGTCACCGACCGGCGCGGGATCTACTACGATCCGCGCCAGCCCTCGGACCTTGACGCGCTGATCGCCCGCCGCGCGGAGATGACCCAGGCAGAGGAGCTGCGCGCCGAGCGGCTGGTGCAGTCGCTGGTCCGGGACGGCGTGTCAAAGTACAATCTTGGCGGCGGCGTCCCTGCCCTGCCGGAGGGCCGCCGGATCCTGGTGCCGGGCCAGGTGGAGGATGACGCCTCGCTCCTCTGCGGGGCCGGGCAGGTTCGGACCAGTCTGGAGCTTTTGCGCGCCGCGCGGGACGCCAACCCGGAGGCGGTAATCATCTACAAGCCGCACCCGGATGTGGAGGCCGGGCTGCGCCGGGGACAGGTGGAAGCCGAGGGGCTGGCGGATGTTGTTGCCGCGCAGGCAGACCCCATGGCCCTTCTGGGAGCGGTGCAGGAGGTCTGGACCATGACCTCTCTCCTGGGCTTCGAGGCACTTCTGCGCGGGGTGAAGGTGACCACGCTGGGCACGCCGTTTTATGCCGGCTGGGGGCTGACCACGGATCTGGCCACGGTGCCGCCCTGGCGCCAGGCACAGGTGCCGCTGTTGGGCCTCGCCCATGCGGCGCTGATCGACTACCCGCGCTATGTCGACCCTGTGACCGGCCAGCCCTGCCCGCCGGAAGTGGCGGTTATGCGCCTGCGTGAAGGCCGCCTGCCGCATCCAGGGCTTGGCAACCGCCTTCTGTCCAAGCTGCAAGGGCTGTTTGCGACCTACGCCTATATGTGGCGCTGA
- a CDS encoding polysaccharide biosynthesis/export family protein has translation MKSVPLRWARPVAMLAALTLAASCGLPKVGPNKRQIFAGSVQREGDAFIVSVNDRVARATAVVPALGFSSGFTSAGRLTSDTIRPGDVLGLTVWENVDDGLLAAEATNSTVLEEVQVDSAGYIFVPYAGRLRASGNTPDQLRETITRKLEDQTPDPQVQVRRLAGDGATVSLTGSVGAQGVYPIERPTRTLSAMLAQAGGVTIQPEIAQVTVIRGQEKGKIWFQDLFDNPQLDVALRGGDRILVEEDTRSFTALGATSAQARVPFESQDLSALEAIAQVGGLISTASDPTGVFILRNEPAEIANQVLGRDDLIGAQRMVYVLNLTQPNGLFVARDFVIRDDDTLYVTEAPYAQWTKTISLLVTPVGSLSSVSTALDGS, from the coding sequence GTGAAATCCGTTCCCCTTCGCTGGGCGCGTCCGGTGGCCATGCTGGCCGCCTTGACGCTGGCCGCCTCCTGCGGCCTGCCCAAAGTCGGCCCCAACAAGCGCCAGATCTTCGCCGGGTCCGTGCAGCGGGAAGGCGATGCCTTTATCGTCTCTGTCAACGACCGGGTTGCCCGCGCCACGGCAGTTGTGCCTGCTTTGGGGTTCTCCTCCGGGTTCACCTCGGCGGGGCGGCTGACCTCAGACACCATCCGCCCCGGCGATGTGCTGGGCCTGACGGTCTGGGAAAACGTGGATGACGGGCTGCTGGCGGCAGAAGCCACAAACTCCACCGTGCTGGAGGAGGTGCAGGTCGACAGCGCGGGCTATATCTTCGTGCCTTACGCAGGCCGGCTGCGGGCCTCCGGCAACACGCCGGATCAGCTGCGCGAGACCATTACCCGCAAGCTGGAAGACCAGACCCCCGATCCGCAGGTGCAGGTACGCCGCCTGGCGGGCGATGGCGCGACCGTCAGCCTGACCGGCTCTGTCGGGGCCCAGGGTGTCTACCCGATCGAGCGGCCGACCCGGACCCTGTCGGCCATGCTGGCACAGGCCGGCGGTGTGACGATCCAGCCGGAAATCGCCCAGGTCACCGTGATCCGCGGCCAGGAGAAGGGCAAGATCTGGTTCCAGGATCTGTTCGACAATCCGCAGCTGGATGTCGCCCTGCGCGGCGGCGACCGCATTCTGGTGGAGGAGGACACCCGCTCCTTCACCGCCCTTGGCGCAACCTCCGCCCAGGCGCGGGTGCCGTTTGAAAGCCAGGACCTGTCAGCGCTGGAAGCCATCGCCCAGGTCGGCGGCCTGATTTCCACTGCCTCGGACCCTACGGGCGTGTTCATCCTGCGCAACGAGCCTGCTGAGATCGCCAACCAGGTGCTGGGCCGCGACGACCTGATCGGCGCCCAGCGGATGGTCTACGTGCTGAACCTGACCCAGCCGAACGGGCTGTTTGTCGCCCGCGACTTTGTGATCCGCGACGACGACACGCTGTATGTCACCGAGGCACCTTATGCGCAGTGGACCAAGACCATCTCGCTGCTTGTGACGCCGGTGGGGTCCCTGTCGAGCGTGTCGACCGCGCTTGACGGCAGCTGA
- a CDS encoding capsule biosynthesis protein, translating into MPQKPAPDRSFLFLQGPHGPFFAALGKLLRAAGCEVARVGFNAGDQAFWRGRDSYIPFTGTQQEWPEVLAGLLDSRGITDIVLYGDTRPVHAAAVAAARQRGLTVHVFEEGYLRPYWVTYERGGANGHSRLMDMTVPQMQEALALSDVEAPLPPAHWGDMRQHVFYGALYHWFVMFRNRKYRHFRPHRALPVTKEFQLYLKRLVLMPAQALERRLAEQRIRNGGFPYHLALLQLEHDSSFQMHSPFSSMGDFLAEVIGGFAKGAPLHHHLVIKAHPLEDGRAQVRRTLRRLAREHGIAGRVHYVRGGKLAQLLNEARTAVTVNSTAGQQVLWRGIPLRVFGRAVYGKPEFVSEQPLTEFFAAACRPDSRAYKDYRRFLLETSQVPGGYYSREGRRQLLRQVADMMLAQEDPYDALRLGTAAPRQQLRLVT; encoded by the coding sequence ATGCCCCAGAAACCTGCACCAGACCGGAGCTTTCTGTTCCTGCAAGGCCCGCACGGGCCGTTTTTCGCAGCCCTCGGCAAACTGCTGCGGGCCGCGGGCTGCGAAGTGGCGCGGGTCGGGTTCAATGCAGGCGACCAGGCCTTCTGGCGCGGCAGGGACAGCTATATTCCGTTCACCGGGACACAACAGGAGTGGCCTGAGGTGCTGGCCGGGCTGCTGGACAGCCGCGGCATCACCGACATCGTGCTGTATGGCGACACCCGCCCGGTTCACGCCGCCGCAGTCGCGGCGGCACGGCAGCGCGGCCTGACTGTGCATGTGTTTGAGGAAGGCTATCTGCGCCCCTACTGGGTGACTTATGAGCGCGGCGGCGCCAATGGACACTCACGCCTGATGGACATGACCGTGCCGCAAATGCAGGAGGCGCTGGCGCTGTCCGACGTGGAAGCGCCGCTGCCGCCGGCGCATTGGGGCGATATGCGTCAGCATGTCTTCTATGGCGCGCTGTACCACTGGTTTGTCATGTTCCGGAACCGCAAGTACCGCCACTTCCGGCCGCACCGGGCGCTGCCGGTAACCAAGGAATTCCAGCTCTACCTCAAGCGCTTGGTGCTGATGCCCGCGCAGGCGCTGGAGCGGCGCCTGGCGGAGCAGCGCATCCGCAACGGCGGCTTCCCCTACCATCTGGCGCTGCTGCAGCTGGAGCATGACAGCTCCTTCCAGATGCACTCCCCCTTCAGCAGCATGGGCGATTTCCTGGCGGAAGTGATCGGCGGCTTTGCCAAAGGCGCTCCGCTCCACCATCACTTGGTGATCAAGGCGCACCCGCTGGAGGATGGCCGCGCCCAGGTGCGCCGCACCCTGCGGCGGCTGGCGCGGGAGCACGGCATCGCCGGCCGGGTACATTACGTGCGCGGCGGCAAGCTGGCGCAGCTGCTGAACGAGGCACGCACCGCGGTGACCGTCAACTCCACCGCCGGCCAGCAGGTGCTGTGGCGCGGCATCCCGCTGCGGGTGTTCGGGCGCGCGGTCTATGGCAAGCCGGAATTTGTTTCGGAGCAGCCGCTGACGGAATTCTTCGCCGCCGCCTGCCGCCCCGACAGCCGCGCCTACAAAGATTACCGCCGCTTCCTGCTGGAAACTTCGCAAGTGCCGGGAGGGTATTATTCGCGGGAGGGGCGCCGCCAGCTGCTGCGCCAGGTGGCGGATATGATGCTGGCACAGGAGGATCCCTATGACGCGCTGCGCCTGGGCACAGCGGCACCGCGGCAACAGTTACGGCTGGTGACCTGA
- a CDS encoding riboflavin synthase — translation MFTGIITDVGTIAELEQQGDLRARIRTGYDTATIDIGASIASDGVCLTVIALGDDWYDVQVSAETVSKTNLGAWTVGKRVNLERALKVGDELGGHIVSGHVDGVAEVVAMTDEGDSTRVTLRAPEALARFIAPKGSVALNGTSLTVNDVDGCDFGINFIPHTKDVTTWGDVKTGDRINLEIDTLARYVARLHEAG, via the coding sequence ATGTTCACAGGCATCATCACTGACGTTGGCACCATCGCCGAACTGGAGCAGCAGGGCGACCTGCGGGCGCGGATCCGCACGGGCTATGACACGGCCACCATCGACATCGGCGCTTCGATCGCCTCGGACGGTGTCTGCCTGACGGTGATCGCACTGGGCGATGACTGGTACGACGTGCAGGTCTCGGCCGAAACTGTCTCCAAGACCAACCTCGGCGCCTGGACCGTAGGCAAACGGGTCAACCTGGAGCGTGCGCTGAAAGTGGGCGACGAATTGGGCGGCCATATCGTGTCCGGGCATGTGGACGGCGTCGCCGAAGTTGTGGCAATGACGGACGAGGGCGACAGCACCCGCGTCACCCTGCGCGCACCAGAGGCGCTGGCCCGCTTCATCGCCCCCAAGGGCTCGGTGGCGCTGAACGGCACCTCGCTGACGGTAAACGATGTGGACGGCTGCGATTTCGGCATCAACTTCATCCCGCACACCAAGGACGTCACCACCTGGGGCGATGTGAAGACCGGGGACCGCATCAACCTGGAGATCGACACCCTGGCCCGCTACGTCGCCCGGCTGCACGAAGCCGGATAA
- a CDS encoding proline racemase family protein encodes MRASRILQAVEAHAEGEPGRVITGGMPLLRGNSVFEKMQDMAANHDDIRLTMLREPRGNPGLCGNAIVPPCHPEADAGFIIFEQTEYPPMSGSNTICVVTVLLETGIVPMTEPVTELVLEAPAGLIRVRADCRDGKVTRVAFRNVPAFAVHLDAQVEVAGLGTVSVDVAWGGMFFVLAGAERLGVALDADNGAEIVRVSEAIRHAAAEQLPVVHPENPEITGPTITNLWGLPVAEGTHGRGAITISTGPFNPERPQDASGILDRSPCGTGTCAKMAVLHARGLLGIGQDYANAGPLGTTFTGRIVEETQVGPYKAIVPTLSGQGWIYGLSSYTLDPSDPFPAGYTVGDMW; translated from the coding sequence ATGCGCGCATCCCGCATACTGCAGGCGGTCGAGGCTCATGCCGAGGGCGAGCCGGGCCGGGTGATCACCGGCGGCATGCCCCTGCTGCGGGGCAATTCGGTGTTCGAGAAGATGCAGGACATGGCCGCCAACCATGACGACATCCGCCTCACGATGCTGCGCGAGCCGCGCGGCAATCCCGGCCTGTGCGGCAATGCCATCGTGCCGCCCTGCCACCCGGAGGCCGATGCGGGTTTCATCATCTTCGAGCAGACAGAGTACCCGCCGATGTCCGGCTCCAACACGATCTGCGTGGTGACGGTGCTGCTGGAGACCGGCATCGTGCCAATGACAGAGCCGGTGACGGAGCTGGTGCTGGAGGCCCCTGCCGGGCTGATCCGGGTGCGGGCTGACTGCCGGGACGGCAAGGTCACACGGGTGGCATTCAGGAACGTGCCCGCCTTCGCCGTGCATCTGGATGCGCAGGTGGAGGTGGCGGGGCTCGGCACTGTCAGTGTGGATGTGGCCTGGGGCGGCATGTTCTTTGTGCTGGCCGGGGCCGAACGCCTGGGTGTCGCGCTGGACGCGGACAACGGCGCGGAGATTGTGCGGGTTTCGGAAGCCATCCGCCACGCCGCCGCGGAGCAGCTGCCCGTGGTGCATCCCGAAAACCCTGAGATCACCGGTCCGACGATCACCAACCTATGGGGGCTGCCGGTGGCGGAGGGCACCCACGGGCGCGGGGCAATTACCATTTCCACCGGCCCCTTCAACCCGGAGCGCCCGCAGGATGCCAGCGGTATCCTCGACCGCTCGCCCTGCGGCACCGGCACCTGCGCCAAGATGGCGGTGCTGCATGCGCGCGGGCTGCTGGGCATCGGGCAGGACTATGCGAACGCCGGGCCGCTTGGCACCACCTTCACCGGGCGGATTGTCGAGGAGACGCAGGTGGGGCCGTACAAGGCCATTGTCCCGACACTGTCCGGTCAGGGCTGGATTTATGGCCTCTCCAGCTACACGCTGGATCCCAGCGACCCGTTCCCCGCGGGCTATACCGTCGGCGACATGTGGTGA
- the ribB gene encoding 3,4-dihydroxy-2-butanone-4-phosphate synthase, producing the protein MSFETPGPVEAQLRDAISPIEEIIEEARQGRMFILVDHEDRENEGDLVIPAQHADAAAINFMATHGRGLICLTMPAERIEELGLPMMALHNSSRHETAFTVSIEAREGVSTGISAADRALTVATAIDPEKTAADIATPGHVFPLRARRGGVLVRAGHTEAGCDVARLAGHYPSSVICEIMKEDGTMARLPDLVEYAQKHGLKIGTISDLITYRARNDNLVVETSRETVTSEIGGEWEMRLFTDQTHGIEHVVMIKGDITTPEPVLVRTHALHEATDILGLGPKSARQLPRAMEIIAEEGRGVVTLFRQPRNALYANEDEGPRTVTIKQTGIGAQILSGLGLHELVLLTDSPSTKYVGLDAYGLSITGSRPILKDS; encoded by the coding sequence ATGAGCTTTGAAACACCGGGGCCGGTTGAGGCGCAACTGCGCGATGCAATCAGCCCGATTGAAGAGATCATCGAAGAGGCCCGCCAGGGCCGCATGTTCATCCTTGTCGACCACGAGGACCGCGAGAACGAAGGCGACCTGGTGATCCCGGCGCAGCACGCCGATGCCGCCGCGATCAACTTCATGGCCACCCACGGCCGCGGGCTGATCTGCCTGACGATGCCCGCGGAGCGGATCGAGGAGCTGGGCCTGCCGATGATGGCGCTGCACAACTCCTCGCGCCACGAAACCGCCTTTACCGTGTCGATCGAGGCCCGCGAGGGCGTCTCCACCGGCATTTCCGCCGCCGACCGCGCGCTGACCGTGGCCACCGCCATCGATCCGGAGAAGACCGCCGCCGACATCGCCACCCCCGGCCATGTCTTCCCGCTGCGCGCGCGCCGGGGCGGAGTGCTGGTCCGTGCAGGCCACACGGAGGCCGGCTGCGATGTGGCGCGTCTGGCGGGCCATTACCCGTCGTCGGTGATCTGCGAGATCATGAAGGAAGACGGCACCATGGCGCGGCTGCCCGATCTGGTCGAATACGCGCAAAAGCACGGGCTGAAGATCGGCACCATTTCCGACCTGATCACCTACCGCGCCCGCAACGACAACCTGGTGGTGGAAACCTCGCGCGAGACCGTGACTTCGGAAATCGGCGGCGAGTGGGAAATGCGGCTGTTTACCGATCAGACCCACGGTATTGAGCATGTGGTGATGATCAAGGGCGACATTACCACGCCAGAGCCGGTACTGGTGCGGACCCACGCACTGCATGAGGCGACAGATATCCTGGGTCTCGGCCCCAAGTCAGCCCGCCAGCTGCCGCGCGCGATGGAGATCATTGCCGAAGAGGGCCGCGGTGTGGTGACCCTGTTCCGCCAGCCGCGCAATGCGCTTTATGCCAATGAGGACGAAGGCCCGCGCACCGTGACCATCAAGCAGACCGGCATCGGTGCCCAGATCCTGTCGGGCCTGGGCCTGCATGAGCTGGTCCTGCTGACCGACTCGCCCTCGACCAAATACGTCGGGCTGGACGCCTATGGCCTGTCCATCACCGGCAGCCGCCCCATTCTGAAGGACTCCTGA
- a CDS encoding 6,7-dimethyl-8-ribityllumazine synthase → MAGHETHYTLPRAEFDKPVKLLIVVAPYYKDIADNLVAGAAAEIEAAGGTFEVVEVPGALEVPTAIAIADRTSNFDGYVALGCVIRGETTHYDTVCNDSSRAIQLMGLQGLCIGNGILTVENRKQAEVRADTADQNKGGGAAAAALHLIALTRKWGAQTKGIGFKAPAGAYQIAGTDNGSTSA, encoded by the coding sequence ATGGCCGGACATGAAACCCATTACACCCTGCCGCGGGCCGAGTTCGACAAGCCGGTGAAGCTGCTGATCGTTGTCGCGCCCTACTATAAGGATATTGCCGACAATCTGGTCGCAGGCGCCGCCGCCGAGATCGAGGCCGCAGGCGGCACATTCGAGGTTGTCGAAGTGCCCGGCGCGCTGGAAGTGCCGACCGCGATAGCGATTGCCGACCGCACGTCCAACTTCGACGGCTACGTGGCATTGGGCTGCGTGATCCGCGGCGAGACCACCCACTATGACACCGTCTGCAACGACAGCTCCCGCGCGATTCAGCTGATGGGCCTGCAGGGCTTGTGCATCGGCAACGGCATCCTGACCGTGGAAAACCGCAAGCAAGCGGAAGTGCGCGCAGATACTGCCGATCAGAACAAAGGCGGCGGCGCGGCAGCTGCGGCCTTGCATCTGATCGCTCTCACGCGTAAGTGGGGCGCCCAGACCAAAGGCATCGGCTTCAAGGCGCCCGCAGGGGCGTATCAGATTGCCGGTACAGACAACGGATCCACCAGCGCATGA
- the nusB gene encoding transcription antitermination factor NusB, producing MSTQDSRPKGNGKNQMRSAARLYALQALFQMEQSSQTFDQVIVEFEDHRFGAVYEGDEMAEGDTKVFRKLVREAVNHQARIDQMTDRALVAKWPIARIDPTLRALFRAAGAELTQSDTPPKVVINEFVDIARAFFPEGKEPKFVNAVLDHMAREAKPEAF from the coding sequence ATGAGCACCCAGGACAGCCGCCCCAAGGGCAATGGCAAGAATCAAATGAGATCGGCAGCGCGGCTTTATGCGCTGCAGGCGCTGTTCCAGATGGAGCAGAGCAGCCAGACCTTTGACCAGGTGATCGTCGAGTTCGAGGACCACCGGTTCGGCGCTGTCTACGAAGGTGACGAAATGGCGGAAGGCGACACCAAGGTCTTCCGCAAGCTGGTGCGCGAGGCCGTGAACCATCAGGCCCGGATCGACCAGATGACCGACCGCGCCCTGGTGGCGAAATGGCCGATTGCCCGGATCGACCCGACCCTGCGGGCGCTGTTCCGCGCGGCGGGGGCTGAGCTGACCCAGTCCGACACCCCGCCCAAGGTGGTGATCAACGAGTTCGTCGACATCGCCCGCGCCTTCTTTCCCGAAGGCAAGGAGCCGAAGTTCGTCAATGCCGTGCTCGACCACATGGCGCGTGAAGCCAAGCCGGAAGCGTTCTGA
- a CDS encoding MmcB family DNA repair protein, with protein sequence MMEDLQPGQKLARGVSRYLRSLGYAPLEEFVPARGLRVDVMALGPKGELWVIECKSSRADFQADSKWEGYLEWCDRYFWAVDMDFPAELLPGGTGLIIADPYDAEIIRMAPEDKLPPARRKKLVQKFAMDAARRLQFLRDPVPGKDGLLLGGAGKETPDM encoded by the coding sequence ATGATGGAAGATTTGCAGCCTGGACAAAAACTGGCCCGCGGGGTGTCGCGCTATCTGCGCTCGCTCGGATACGCGCCGCTGGAGGAATTCGTGCCCGCCCGCGGTTTGCGGGTGGACGTGATGGCGCTGGGGCCGAAGGGGGAGCTTTGGGTCATCGAATGCAAATCCAGCCGCGCTGATTTCCAGGCTGACAGCAAATGGGAAGGCTATCTGGAATGGTGCGACCGCTATTTCTGGGCGGTGGATATGGATTTTCCCGCCGAACTGCTGCCGGGCGGCACGGGGCTGATCATCGCTGATCCCTATGACGCGGAAATCATCCGCATGGCGCCGGAGGATAAGCTGCCGCCCGCCCGGCGCAAGAAGCTGGTGCAAAAGTTCGCCATGGACGCCGCACGCCGCCTGCAATTCCTGCGCGATCCGGTCCCGGGCAAGGACGGTCTGCTGCTCGGTGGAGCAGGGAAGGAAACGCCGGATATGTGA
- a CDS encoding DUF6324 family protein encodes MSINTERDVEANLQIGPTDQGMVRIFIEAGGTEIPMDFDPEEADEIADEIRAAAQAARSIT; translated from the coding sequence ATGAGTATCAACACCGAACGCGACGTCGAGGCAAACCTGCAAATCGGCCCGACCGATCAGGGCATGGTGCGGATCTTCATTGAAGCCGGCGGCACCGAAATCCCGATGGACTTCGATCCGGAAGAGGCTGACGAGATCGCCGACGAAATCCGCGCAGCAGCCCAGGCAGCGCGCAGCATCACCTGA
- a CDS encoding GNAT family N-acetyltransferase, producing the protein MTDVTLRRFAPTDMQWLVARHQDLYAREAGFDETFGPLVADILHSFCAGHDPGCERGWMAESRGERLGTVFCMKKDDQTAQLRLFLLTPEARGKGLGKRLLRECMGFARAAGYRGMMLTTHESHRTACALYQAFGWQLTGSRPVRSYGQDLVEQTWRLSFDSSGA; encoded by the coding sequence ATGACGGATGTGACCTTGCGCCGATTCGCCCCGACCGACATGCAATGGCTGGTGGCCCGCCACCAGGATCTCTATGCCCGCGAGGCCGGGTTTGACGAGACCTTCGGACCGCTGGTCGCCGACATCCTGCACAGTTTTTGCGCGGGCCATGATCCGGGCTGCGAACGGGGCTGGATGGCGGAAAGCCGCGGCGAGCGGCTGGGCACGGTGTTCTGCATGAAGAAGGACGACCAGACCGCGCAGTTGCGGCTGTTCCTGCTGACGCCCGAGGCGCGCGGCAAGGGGCTGGGCAAGCGGCTGTTGCGTGAGTGCATGGGATTTGCCCGCGCCGCAGGGTACCGGGGCATGATGCTGACAACCCATGAAAGCCACCGCACGGCCTGCGCCCTGTACCAGGCCTTTGGCTGGCAGCTGACCGGCAGCCGTCCGGTGCGCAGTTACGGCCAGGACCTTGTGGAACAGACCTGGCGCCTGTCATTTGACTCTTCAGGCGCTTAG